One region of Streptomyces capillispiralis genomic DNA includes:
- a CDS encoding GNAT family N-acetyltransferase, with translation MTTIPVTTWSLEQTAPTDLLAAAVPEGDVRIVRSAVPSPEFSRFLYASVGGDIRWTDRLDWTYARWLAHLDRPGVETWVAYDRGTPAGYVELEAQDGGAVEIVYFGLLPAFRGRRIGGHLLSYGAARAWDLAERWPGRKPTTRVWLHTCSKDGDHALDNYRRRGFTVFDTKVEEEPEVATPGPWPGAYPA, from the coding sequence ATGACGACCATCCCCGTGACCACCTGGTCCCTGGAGCAGACCGCGCCCACCGACCTCCTCGCGGCCGCCGTGCCCGAGGGGGACGTGCGGATCGTCCGCTCCGCGGTGCCCTCGCCCGAGTTCAGCCGCTTCCTGTACGCCTCGGTCGGCGGTGACATCCGCTGGACCGACCGGCTGGACTGGACGTACGCGCGGTGGCTGGCGCACCTGGACCGGCCGGGCGTGGAGACCTGGGTCGCGTACGACCGCGGGACACCCGCCGGGTACGTGGAGCTGGAGGCGCAGGACGGCGGCGCCGTGGAGATCGTCTACTTCGGGCTGCTGCCCGCCTTCCGGGGGCGGCGGATCGGCGGTCACCTGCTGTCGTACGGCGCGGCGCGCGCCTGGGACCTGGCGGAGCGGTGGCCGGGACGGAAGCCGACCACGCGGGTGTGGCTGCACACCTGCAGCAAGGACGGCGACCACGCCCTGGACAACTACCGGCGCCGGGGCTTCACCGTGTTCGACACCAAGGTCGAGGAGGAGCCCGAGGTGGCGACGCCGGGCCCGTGGCCGGGCGCCTACCCCGCCTGA
- a CDS encoding putative leader peptide, with protein sequence MPGTGIALVSRRHVDLGRMSSAICPAR encoded by the coding sequence ATGCCTGGAACTGGAATCGCCTTGGTGAGTCGGCGGCACGTCGACCTCGGCCGCATGTCCAGCGCCATCTGTCCGGCGCGCTGA